In the genome of Deinococcus psychrotolerans, one region contains:
- a CDS encoding NADPH-dependent F420 reductase: MKIGILGAGHIGKALARLLAEAGHDIGISNSRGPDTLRELAEQLGHGVKAYTNEDAARFGELVIETVPFGHYADLPAVQMEGKIVIDTANYYPERDGQIDLGGLSESAFMARHLSGARVVKAFNAIQASHLETLGDTSKPLGERRAIPIASDDAEAKAVVSTLIEEIGFAAVDNGNLERSKNQQPGTPIYGAEVNAQQAQDILAKQ; this comes from the coding sequence ATGAAAATTGGCATTCTGGGAGCAGGACACATCGGTAAAGCGCTGGCAAGGCTCCTCGCCGAAGCGGGCCACGACATCGGCATCAGCAATTCACGTGGGCCCGACACCCTGCGGGAGCTGGCCGAGCAACTCGGACACGGCGTCAAGGCCTACACCAACGAGGACGCCGCCCGTTTCGGTGAGCTGGTCATCGAAACGGTGCCGTTCGGCCACTACGCCGACTTGCCCGCCGTGCAAATGGAAGGCAAAATCGTGATCGACACCGCCAACTACTACCCCGAGCGCGACGGCCAAATCGACTTGGGTGGCCTTTCCGAGAGCGCTTTTATGGCCCGTCACCTGTCGGGGGCGCGGGTGGTCAAAGCGTTTAACGCTATTCAAGCCTCCCACCTGGAAACGCTGGGCGATACCAGCAAGCCGCTGGGCGAGCGCCGCGCCATTCCGATCGCCTCGGACGACGCGGAAGCCAAAGCAGTGGTCAGCACATTGATCGAGGAGATCGGCTTCGCGGCGGTGGACAACGGCAATTTGGAGCGCAGCAAGAACCAGCAGCCCGGCACGCCGATCTACGGCGCGGAAGTCAATGCGCAGCAGGCGCAAGACATTTTGGCAAAGCAGTGA
- a CDS encoding GAF domain-containing sensor histidine kinase — MSDSAPPALRADTLLERLWERSQALSAAADFAQVYTLTLSALQTDLGATSAAIVLNEPRGSGVRVVAQQGAALSADLLRPEADPESGKGVIVRLQGHATSGHLAFEVPEALSRSERHFVGSLAAHIIAALDRLEEQDKSATPPQAGPPLSAPTGTEQSLSGAANQAAASQAEALEAFVRFTEVSAQSREVPVLAQKAIEVLQSTLGGVSAAYYQPEEDHWQMNVWSADLPPEAVARLRSGRYDAPSFRQALALGEPLFVDGWDPRDDGMEPSQAYRAVAIYPFFQDGAACGALTAASRDTAVWTTRERTVFRAVGRSFGLALERAEHRRALEERTEALDAFVRFSEASSQTNDLAALSEQAFSVLDTFFPNFSGTLHERSDEHWELRAFTPNLSSDLTQRVVLGLPLGTPLFTEALESGEAHFVDDWHDSVPGSGEPFRTTGVYPVLISGQVRAFLSVWLRNRVQWHDRDRAIVRAVGRSLNLALERADADAALRTQGAELAARTKALEAFSALTRDLTLQAEELSLVRRAQEVALSMLPPGTALYYRLEGELWRLKSQVGDLGEPELQRLIDAGLPFEATQNLLIPWTTRQPYYQGRYDPDTDNLAEFTHEVGATATLPVMVAGEPTGVFVVALFGQQIWSAAERATLEAVVGSLGLAKEGARSVLALRERSGELERSNHELEQFAYVASHDLQEPLRTVTSFAQLLVGKYRGQLDPKADVYLSMITEGTGRMSRLLQDLLAFSRVSTSAQPMKAVALSSVLEAVGHDLQNQIQRSQATLEVGPLPSVQGDATQLRQVFQNLVGNAIKFSAPDRLPAVSVIAQPDGPHWRFAISDNGIGIAPAFFERIFTIFQRLHSREQYEGSGIGLAIARKIVERHGGQMWLESEEGQGSTFFFTLPDADKTVAEVQG; from the coding sequence ATGTCCGATTCGGCCCCGCCCGCGCTCCGCGCTGATACCTTGCTTGAGCGCTTGTGGGAACGGAGCCAAGCCCTGAGTGCCGCCGCCGATTTTGCACAGGTTTACACGTTGACGCTCAGCGCCCTCCAAACCGACTTGGGAGCGACTTCAGCGGCCATCGTCTTGAATGAGCCGCGCGGATCAGGCGTGCGGGTGGTGGCCCAACAAGGCGCGGCGCTCTCTGCCGATCTGCTGCGCCCAGAAGCCGATCCCGAGTCCGGTAAAGGCGTGATTGTACGTTTGCAGGGCCACGCGACATCCGGCCATCTGGCATTTGAAGTCCCCGAAGCGCTGAGCCGCTCCGAGCGGCACTTTGTCGGCAGCTTGGCCGCTCACATCATCGCCGCCCTAGACCGGCTGGAGGAGCAAGACAAAAGCGCCACACCTCCGCAGGCTGGGCCACCACTTTCAGCTCCAACCGGCACCGAACAAAGCCTTTCCGGGGCGGCCAACCAAGCAGCGGCCAGCCAAGCCGAAGCGCTCGAAGCTTTTGTGCGCTTCACCGAAGTTTCGGCGCAGAGCAGGGAAGTGCCGGTGCTGGCGCAAAAGGCCATTGAAGTTTTGCAGAGTACGCTGGGCGGCGTCAGCGCGGCCTACTATCAGCCCGAAGAAGACCACTGGCAGATGAACGTCTGGTCGGCCGATCTGCCGCCCGAAGCGGTGGCGCGGCTGCGCTCAGGGCGCTACGACGCGCCGAGTTTCCGGCAAGCCCTCGCGCTGGGTGAGCCCCTGTTCGTGGACGGCTGGGATCCCCGCGACGATGGAATGGAGCCGTCTCAGGCCTACCGAGCGGTGGCGATTTACCCGTTTTTTCAGGATGGAGCAGCCTGCGGAGCGCTGACCGCCGCCAGCCGCGACACCGCCGTTTGGACAACCCGTGAGCGCACCGTTTTTCGGGCGGTGGGCCGCAGTTTCGGGCTGGCCCTGGAGCGGGCCGAACACCGCCGCGCCTTAGAGGAGCGCACCGAGGCGCTTGACGCCTTCGTCCGTTTTTCCGAAGCCAGCAGCCAGACCAACGACCTCGCGGCCCTCTCGGAGCAGGCCTTCAGCGTTCTGGACACCTTCTTTCCGAATTTCAGCGGCACCCTGCACGAGCGCTCAGATGAACACTGGGAACTCCGCGCGTTCACGCCCAACCTCAGCAGCGACCTGACGCAGCGGGTGGTGTTGGGTCTGCCGCTGGGCACGCCGCTGTTTACCGAGGCGCTGGAAAGCGGCGAGGCGCATTTCGTGGACGACTGGCACGACTCGGTGCCGGGCAGCGGCGAGCCGTTCCGCACCACTGGCGTCTATCCGGTGCTGATCAGCGGTCAGGTGCGGGCCTTTTTGAGTGTCTGGCTCAGAAACCGCGTGCAGTGGCATGACCGTGACCGGGCCATCGTGCGGGCGGTGGGGCGCAGCCTGAATCTGGCGCTCGAACGTGCCGACGCCGACGCCGCGCTGCGGACGCAGGGCGCTGAACTCGCCGCCCGCACCAAAGCGCTCGAAGCCTTCTCCGCGCTGACCCGCGACCTGACTTTGCAGGCCGAGGAGCTGAGTCTGGTACGGCGGGCGCAGGAAGTGGCGCTGTCGATGTTGCCGCCGGGAACCGCCCTTTACTACCGGCTTGAAGGTGAGCTGTGGCGGCTCAAATCGCAGGTGGGCGACCTCGGAGAGCCGGAGTTGCAGCGCTTGATCGACGCGGGCCTGCCGTTTGAGGCCACCCAGAACCTGCTGATTCCCTGGACGACCCGGCAGCCGTACTATCAGGGCCGCTACGACCCCGACACCGACAACCTGGCAGAATTTACCCACGAAGTGGGAGCCACGGCGACCTTGCCGGTGATGGTGGCGGGCGAGCCGACCGGCGTTTTCGTGGTGGCGCTGTTTGGTCAGCAGATCTGGAGCGCCGCCGAACGCGCCACCTTAGAAGCGGTGGTGGGCAGTCTGGGGCTGGCCAAAGAAGGCGCAAGGAGCGTGCTGGCGCTGCGTGAGCGCTCCGGCGAGTTGGAGCGCAGCAACCACGAGTTAGAGCAGTTCGCCTACGTCGCCAGCCATGACCTCCAAGAACCACTCCGCACCGTCACCAGTTTCGCGCAGCTCTTGGTGGGCAAATACCGGGGCCAGCTCGACCCCAAAGCCGACGTGTACCTGAGCATGATCACCGAGGGCACAGGCCGCATGAGCCGCCTGCTGCAAGATTTGCTGGCTTTTTCGCGGGTGTCCACCAGCGCCCAGCCGATGAAGGCGGTGGCGCTCAGCAGTGTGCTGGAAGCGGTCGGCCATGATCTACAAAACCAAATCCAGCGCAGTCAAGCCACGCTTGAGGTTGGCCCGCTGCCCAGCGTGCAGGGCGACGCGACCCAGCTGCGCCAAGTCTTTCAGAATCTGGTCGGCAACGCCATCAAATTCAGCGCTCCTGACCGGCTGCCTGCGGTGAGCGTGATTGCCCAGCCAGACGGCCCGCATTGGCGCTTTGCCATCAGCGACAACGGTATCGGCATCGCTCCCGCTTTCTTCGAGCGTATCTTCACCATTTTTCAGCGCCTGCACAGCCGCGAGCAGTATGAGGGCAGCGGCATCGGGCTGGCGATTGCCCGCAAAATCGTGGAGCGGCACGGCGGGCAGATGTGGCTGGAATCCGAGGAAGGCCAGGGCAGCACCTTCTTTTTTACCCTGCCGGACGCCGACAAGACGGTGGCAGAGGTGCAAGGGTGA
- a CDS encoding 3-hydroxyacyl-CoA dehydrogenase: MNLNDKTILITGAASGLGAGTARMIAGAGGRPILLDLNAELGQALAEELGGLFVRTDVSSESEVQAALASVQDKFGNLHGVVNCAGIAPAATTVSKRGAHPLELFEKVIKVNLIGTFNVARLGAEMMQRNDPGEDGERGVIINTASVAAFEGQVGQVAYSASKGGIVGLTVPMARDLARFGIRVVTIAPGIFGTPMLSAMPQDVQDSLAAQVPFPARLGTPEDYAALAKHIFENRMLNGETIRLDGAVRMGAR, encoded by the coding sequence ATGAATCTCAACGATAAAACCATTTTAATTACTGGCGCGGCCTCAGGCCTCGGTGCGGGCACGGCCCGGATGATCGCGGGCGCGGGCGGACGGCCCATTTTGCTGGATTTGAACGCGGAACTCGGACAGGCGCTGGCCGAAGAACTCGGCGGCTTGTTTGTCAGAACCGACGTGAGCAGCGAAAGCGAAGTGCAAGCGGCGCTGGCAAGTGTGCAGGACAAGTTCGGTAACTTGCACGGCGTGGTCAACTGCGCCGGCATCGCGCCCGCCGCCACCACCGTGAGCAAGCGCGGAGCGCACCCGCTGGAACTCTTTGAAAAAGTGATTAAGGTCAACTTGATCGGCACTTTCAACGTGGCCCGGCTGGGCGCGGAGATGATGCAGCGCAACGACCCCGGCGAAGACGGCGAGCGCGGCGTGATTATCAACACCGCCTCGGTGGCGGCGTTCGAGGGCCAAGTCGGACAGGTCGCTTACAGCGCCAGCAAAGGCGGCATCGTCGGCCTGACCGTGCCGATGGCCCGCGATCTGGCCCGCTTCGGCATCCGGGTGGTGACAATTGCGCCGGGCATTTTCGGCACGCCGATGCTGTCGGCCATGCCGCAAGACGTCCAGGACTCGCTGGCGGCGCAAGTTCCCTTTCCGGCCCGCCTTGGCACACCTGAAGACTACGCCGCTCTGGCCAAGCACATCTTTGAAAACCGGATGCTCAACGGCGAAACGATTCGGCTCGACGGCGCGGTGCGGATGGGAGCGCGGTAA
- a CDS encoding serine hydrolase domain-containing protein has translation MNFDKAFGILDASSIPAVAASIVTAEGEQVEHQRGVANRLTGEALTPQHQFDLASLTKVLVTLPEVLALISEGKLSLTTTVGEVLPEAGWMQEGGLKTQSIAALLSHTAGLKAWAPLYLYPADRSTLIQRVLQERQFWTGGAGPLYSDFGFMVLGAVAERLRGQPLDELAAKRSGLTFNPAGPAVATETDPWRGQTLQGVVHDENAFAMQGVSGHAGAFGTLGAVTDLARRYLNETLLPPPILRLARQEFAANAEVRRGLGWQLSTLDSFGGNLASPEGYGHTGFTGTSVWIEPQRGYAITLLTNRVHPARHGTAGEIVRLRREFHDAVHSTLSK, from the coding sequence GTGAACTTCGATAAAGCTTTTGGAATATTGGACGCCAGCTCTATTCCTGCCGTCGCCGCCAGCATCGTCACGGCTGAGGGGGAGCAGGTTGAGCACCAGCGCGGCGTCGCCAACCGCCTGACCGGTGAGGCGCTGACTCCCCAGCATCAGTTCGACCTCGCCAGCTTGACCAAAGTGCTGGTGACGCTGCCGGAAGTGCTGGCCCTGATCAGCGAAGGCAAACTGAGCCTGACGACAACGGTGGGCGAGGTGCTGCCGGAAGCGGGCTGGATGCAGGAAGGCGGCCTCAAAACCCAGAGCATCGCAGCGCTGCTCAGCCACACGGCGGGCCTCAAAGCGTGGGCACCACTCTACCTTTATCCAGCAGACCGCAGCACCTTGATTCAGCGGGTGCTACAGGAGCGCCAGTTCTGGACGGGCGGAGCGGGGCCGCTCTATTCGGACTTTGGGTTCATGGTGCTGGGCGCGGTGGCCGAACGGTTGCGTGGGCAGCCTTTAGATGAACTGGCGGCCAAGCGCAGCGGCCTGACGTTCAATCCGGCTGGCCCTGCTGTCGCCACCGAAACCGATCCCTGGCGCGGGCAAACCTTGCAGGGCGTGGTACACGACGAAAATGCCTTCGCCATGCAGGGCGTCAGCGGCCACGCCGGAGCGTTTGGGACGCTGGGCGCGGTGACGGATTTGGCGCGGCGATACTTGAACGAAACTTTGTTGCCGCCGCCAATCTTGCGCCTCGCCCGACAGGAGTTCGCCGCCAACGCCGAGGTGCGGCGCGGGTTGGGCTGGCAACTCAGCACGCTGGACAGTTTCGGCGGGAACCTTGCCAGCCCCGAAGGCTACGGTCACACTGGCTTTACCGGAACGAGCGTCTGGATTGAGCCGCAGCGCGGATACGCCATCACGCTGCTGACCAACCGCGTCCACCCGGCGCGGCACGGCACGGCGGGCGAGATCGTGAGGCTGCGGCGCGAGTTCCACGACGCGGTGCATTCGACTTTGTCGAAATAA
- a CDS encoding thiolase family protein, translating into MSKAVIVAASRVPTARFLGALQDVSAVELGATTLRATLERAGIDAALIEEVIMGQVVQAGSGQNPARQAALRAGLSNEVGALTINKVCGSGLKAVILAAQSIRAGDQSAVLAGGMESMSNSPYLLPGARKGYRAGNKEVIDANTQDGLWCSINDEGMGMTGERVADKYGIGREAQDAYAAGSHAKAVAAQQAGHFNDEIVPVTVHGRKGDTVVSQDEGPRADSTVESLGKLKPAFKKDGGTVTAGNAPGLNDGAASLLIMSEEAAKAQGLKPLAEILDYTTSGMAPEWLMMTPVPATRKLLGKLKMQASDIDLWELNEAFSVQSLAVSQELGLDAARVNVNGGAVALGHPIGASGARILVTLLYALKQHNKELGVATLCMGGGNGLALAIRRL; encoded by the coding sequence ATGTCCAAAGCCGTTATCGTTGCCGCCTCCCGCGTGCCCACCGCAAGATTCTTGGGCGCTTTGCAAGATGTCAGCGCCGTCGAACTCGGCGCAACCACGCTGCGGGCCACTTTAGAGCGGGCTGGAATAGACGCCGCCCTGATCGAGGAAGTCATTATGGGCCAAGTCGTGCAGGCGGGCAGCGGCCAAAATCCGGCGCGGCAAGCAGCGCTCAGGGCGGGCCTCAGCAACGAGGTCGGAGCGCTGACCATCAACAAAGTCTGCGGCTCGGGCCTTAAAGCGGTGATTCTGGCCGCGCAGAGCATTCGGGCGGGTGACCAGAGCGCGGTGCTGGCAGGCGGTATGGAGAGCATGAGCAACTCGCCTTACCTGCTGCCCGGAGCCCGAAAAGGCTACCGCGCCGGAAACAAGGAAGTCATCGACGCCAATACCCAAGACGGCCTGTGGTGCAGCATCAACGACGAGGGCATGGGCATGACCGGCGAGCGGGTGGCCGACAAGTACGGCATCGGGCGAGAAGCCCAGGACGCGTACGCGGCGGGCAGCCACGCCAAAGCGGTGGCCGCTCAGCAAGCCGGGCACTTTAACGACGAGATCGTGCCGGTGACGGTTCACGGGCGCAAAGGCGACACGGTGGTGAGTCAGGATGAAGGCCCGCGTGCCGATTCCACCGTAGAAAGTCTGGGCAAGCTCAAGCCCGCTTTCAAAAAAGACGGCGGTACGGTGACGGCGGGCAACGCGCCGGGGCTCAACGACGGCGCGGCCAGCTTGCTGATCATGAGTGAGGAGGCCGCGAAGGCGCAGGGCCTGAAGCCGCTGGCCGAGATTCTGGATTACACCACCAGCGGCATGGCCCCCGAGTGGCTGATGATGACGCCGGTTCCGGCCACCCGCAAGCTCTTGGGAAAATTGAAGATGCAGGCCAGCGACATAGACCTCTGGGAACTCAACGAGGCCTTCAGCGTGCAGAGCTTGGCGGTCAGTCAGGAACTCGGCTTGGACGCGGCGCGGGTCAATGTCAACGGCGGAGCGGTGGCGCTGGGCCACCCCATCGGCGCTTCGGGGGCCCGGATTTTGGTGACGCTGCTGTACGCCCTCAAGCAGCACAACAAGGAACTCGGCGTGGCGACCCTCTGCATGGGCGGCGGCAACGGCCTAGCTCTGGCTATTCGGCGCTTGTGA
- a CDS encoding NAD(P)-dependent alcohol dehydrogenase, which produces MTLSSDPQAKTSAPIQAYAAPDKSTPLEPHQITRRAVGPHDIQIEILYSGVCHSDVHQARSEWGPSIYPLVPGHEIVGRITEVGQQVSAFKVGDLAGVGVMVDSCQHCDACEGGEEQYCENSFTPTYNGYERGSKEPTHGGYSTQIVVNDKFVVSIPDNLDLKGVAPLLCAGITTYSPLRHWKIGSGHKVAVVGLGGLGHMGIKFARALGAEVTVFTTSQSKVEDAKRLGAHQVVISSDREAMKTVRNAFDFILSTVPTSHDLAPYLKTLRRGGQLVIVGALEPVGLNGGQLVSHRRSVAGSNIGGVAETQEMLNFCAEHNIVADVEMIDMQDINTAYERMLKNDVKYRFVIDMASLKS; this is translated from the coding sequence ATGACTTTATCTTCTGATCCGCAGGCAAAGACCTCCGCTCCCATTCAGGCTTACGCCGCGCCCGACAAATCGACTCCGCTTGAGCCGCACCAGATTACCCGCCGCGCCGTGGGGCCTCACGATATTCAAATCGAGATTCTCTACAGCGGCGTGTGTCACTCCGATGTTCACCAAGCCCGCAGCGAGTGGGGGCCGAGCATCTACCCGCTGGTACCGGGCCACGAAATCGTGGGGCGGATCACGGAAGTGGGCCAGCAGGTCAGCGCCTTTAAAGTGGGCGACTTGGCGGGCGTGGGCGTGATGGTGGACAGTTGCCAGCACTGCGACGCCTGTGAGGGGGGCGAGGAGCAGTACTGTGAAAACAGCTTTACCCCGACCTACAACGGCTACGAGCGCGGTTCCAAAGAGCCGACCCACGGCGGCTACTCCACGCAGATCGTGGTCAACGACAAATTCGTGGTCAGCATTCCGGACAACCTAGACCTCAAGGGTGTGGCCCCGCTGCTGTGCGCCGGCATCACTACCTACTCGCCGCTGCGCCACTGGAAGATCGGCAGCGGACACAAAGTCGCCGTGGTGGGCTTGGGCGGGCTGGGCCACATGGGCATCAAATTTGCGCGGGCGCTGGGGGCCGAAGTCACCGTGTTCACCACTTCTCAGAGCAAAGTGGAAGACGCCAAGCGGCTCGGCGCACACCAAGTCGTCATCAGCAGCGACCGGGAAGCCATGAAAACGGTTCGCAACGCCTTCGACTTCATCCTCAGCACCGTGCCCACCTCGCACGACCTCGCGCCTTATCTCAAGACCCTCAGGCGCGGCGGCCAACTCGTGATCGTGGGAGCGCTGGAGCCGGTGGGCCTCAACGGTGGACAGCTGGTTTCGCACCGCCGCAGCGTGGCCGGCAGCAACATCGGCGGCGTGGCCGAGACGCAAGAAATGCTGAACTTTTGTGCCGAGCACAACATCGTGGCCGACGTGGAAATGATTGACATGCAGGACATCAACACGGCTTACGAGCGGATGCTCAAAAACGATGTGAAGTACCGCTTCGTCATTGATATGGCCTCGCTGAAATCGTGA
- a CDS encoding argininosuccinate lyase — translation MWHDTYLQTVLRPDYDYARAHLLPHLFDALSAHAWMLDQQGVTGAARALELLRELRREPFPAYDPSIEDVFFTLDLRLGQADAQAAGALRTALSRNDLDMTIYRLSARSRLMRAVVRLITLRLTLLDLAGRERETLIVAYTHHQPAQPTTLAHYLCGLENVLARDVERLFSALTRLNLCPMGAVALGGTSFPIDRDLTAELLAFDRPIENTYDAVSTSDWQVEIAGTITTAATTLSRAVHDLLFWASRGLLTLADGLVQGSSVMPQKRNPVALEHARTKLSKAIGASGAVVLSAHNVPFGDINDPGPDMQPPLHTMWQEFGEAVDLLTVTLLSPGINRRKWREEAEGGEAAITELADALAQHDQGGFREAHAAVKALLLRLHQAGRKLSEVTGDDLAAVGVNLPEAVWRSALDPANFVARRTTYGGPAPETISQHLTFARQRLEADGQQHETATARFAAARAALADVHLDSVPTAPSSAD, via the coding sequence ATGTGGCATGACACCTACTTGCAAACGGTCTTGCGGCCCGACTACGACTACGCCCGCGCCCACCTGCTCCCGCACCTGTTCGACGCCCTGAGCGCCCACGCCTGGATGCTGGATCAGCAAGGTGTGACGGGAGCGGCCAGAGCGCTCGAACTCCTGCGTGAACTGCGCCGTGAACCATTTCCGGCCTACGATCCCAGCATCGAGGACGTGTTTTTTACCTTGGATCTGCGGCTCGGCCAAGCCGACGCGCAGGCAGCCGGAGCGCTGCGAACCGCCCTGTCGCGCAACGATCTCGACATGACCATTTACCGCCTCAGCGCCCGCTCACGGCTGATGCGGGCGGTGGTGCGTCTGATCACTTTGCGCCTGACTTTGCTTGATCTGGCCGGACGCGAACGCGAAACGCTGATCGTGGCCTACACCCACCACCAACCCGCCCAGCCGACCACGCTGGCGCATTATCTGTGCGGCCTGGAAAACGTGCTGGCCCGCGATGTGGAGCGGCTTTTTTCGGCGCTGACTCGGCTCAATCTGTGTCCGATGGGCGCGGTGGCCCTCGGCGGCACCAGCTTTCCGATTGACCGTGACCTGACCGCCGAGCTGTTGGCCTTTGACCGCCCCATCGAAAACACCTACGACGCCGTGTCGACCAGCGATTGGCAAGTAGAAATTGCCGGAACCATCACCACAGCGGCCACCACGCTCTCAAGAGCGGTTCACGACCTGCTGTTCTGGGCCTCGCGGGGCCTGCTCACGCTGGCAGACGGCTTGGTGCAGGGTTCCAGCGTGATGCCGCAAAAGCGCAATCCGGTGGCGCTGGAACACGCCCGCACCAAGCTCAGCAAAGCCATCGGCGCGTCGGGAGCTGTCGTGCTGAGCGCCCACAACGTCCCGTTTGGCGACATCAACGACCCCGGCCCCGACATGCAGCCGCCGCTGCACACCATGTGGCAAGAATTTGGCGAAGCGGTGGACTTGCTGACCGTGACGCTGCTTTCGCCCGGCATCAACCGAAGGAAGTGGCGTGAGGAAGCCGAGGGCGGTGAAGCAGCCATTACCGAGCTGGCCGACGCGCTGGCCCAACACGATCAGGGCGGATTCAGAGAAGCCCACGCCGCCGTCAAAGCGCTGCTGCTGCGGCTGCACCAAGCTGGGCGCAAACTGAGCGAAGTCACGGGTGATGATCTGGCGGCGGTGGGCGTGAATTTACCGGAAGCGGTTTGGCGTTCGGCGCTCGATCCGGCCAATTTCGTGGCGCGGCGCACGACGTACGGCGGCCCAGCGCCCGAAACGATCAGCCAGCATCTCACCTTTGCCCGCCAGCGCTTGGAAGCCGACGGTCAGCAGCACGAAACGGCGACAGCGCGGTTCGCAGCAGCCCGCGCTGCTTTAGCGGATGTTCATTTAGATAGTGTGCCCACCGCTCCCAGCAGCGCAGATTAA
- a CDS encoding acyl-CoA dehydrogenase family protein codes for MSGFGFQPDDDQRLIVEHVRQFCREKVAPKAAEYDRSGEFPWPQLKGMAELGLLGASVPEEWGGSGLDSVTYALCLEEISAADASVGVIVSVQNGLPTQMLLKFGTEAQKEKYLRPMATGQHIGAFCLTESGAGSDAAALKLRADPDGDGWVLNGAKAWITSMGQAQTYLVLARTGGAGASGVSCFVIDKDTAGLSFGKPEEKLGLHAAHSGAVNFDGVKVSQDQLVGEEGQGLKIALGSLDAGRIGIAMQAVGIARAAFEAAADYALEREQFGQKISEFQGVSFKIAEMAARIEAARLVALKAAWLKDQGQPFSKEASMAKLLASDTAVEVTRDAIQVFGGNGYSRDFPVERLYRDAKVTELYEGTTEIQKLVISRAVFRERAE; via the coding sequence GTGAGCGGGTTCGGCTTTCAGCCCGACGACGATCAGCGCCTCATCGTTGAGCATGTTCGGCAGTTTTGCCGCGAAAAAGTCGCGCCCAAAGCCGCCGAGTACGACCGCAGCGGCGAGTTTCCGTGGCCGCAACTCAAAGGGATGGCCGAGCTGGGCCTGCTGGGAGCCAGCGTGCCGGAAGAGTGGGGCGGCTCGGGCCTAGACAGCGTTACCTACGCGCTGTGCTTGGAAGAAATCTCGGCGGCGGACGCCAGCGTGGGCGTGATCGTCAGCGTGCAAAACGGATTGCCGACGCAGATGCTGCTCAAGTTCGGCACAGAGGCGCAAAAGGAAAAGTACCTGCGCCCTATGGCCACAGGACAGCATATCGGCGCGTTTTGCCTCACTGAGTCAGGAGCCGGGTCGGACGCGGCGGCCTTGAAGCTGCGGGCCGACCCGGACGGAGACGGCTGGGTCTTGAACGGGGCCAAAGCCTGGATCACCAGCATGGGGCAGGCGCAGACCTACCTGGTGCTGGCCCGCACGGGCGGCGCGGGGGCCAGTGGCGTGTCTTGCTTCGTGATCGATAAAGACACGGCGGGCCTCTCCTTCGGCAAACCAGAAGAAAAGCTGGGCCTTCACGCGGCCCACAGCGGCGCGGTGAACTTCGACGGTGTGAAGGTCAGCCAAGATCAACTGGTGGGCGAGGAAGGGCAGGGGCTCAAAATCGCTTTGGGCAGCTTAGATGCTGGGCGCATCGGGATTGCCATGCAGGCCGTCGGGATTGCCCGCGCCGCTTTTGAGGCCGCTGCCGATTACGCTCTGGAGCGCGAGCAGTTCGGCCAGAAGATTTCGGAGTTTCAGGGCGTCAGCTTCAAGATTGCCGAGATGGCCGCCCGCATTGAAGCCGCCCGCTTGGTGGCCCTCAAGGCCGCTTGGCTTAAAGATCAGGGGCAACCTTTCAGCAAGGAGGCCAGCATGGCCAAACTGCTGGCCTCAGATACGGCGGTGGAAGTCACGCGGGACGCCATTCAGGTGTTCGGCGGCAACGGCTACAGCCGCGACTTTCCAGTCGAGCGGCTTTACCGCGACGCCAAAGTCACCGAGCTGTATGAAGGCACCACCGAGATTCAGAAACTGGTGATCTCGCGGGCGGTGTTTAGGGAGCGGGCGGAGTAG